The Streptomyces sp. NBC_00510 genomic interval CGCCGGCTGCAGATCGCCGCCAAGGCGCGCGAGGTGCGGAACGTCGACCGCGTGGTCGTCCGTGACGGTGACGCCATCGGCGCGCTGTTGACGCGGCTCGGCGCGCACGAGTCGGTGCTGGCGTGGGAGGAGCGGCGGATGCGGCGCGAGGTGCGCGCCACCGCCAACCGGCTCGCCAACTTCGACGACGCGAACCTGCGCCGCTCGGCCCGTGCCGCGGTGGCCGCGGGCGCGCGTGTGCAGCGGGCGCTGGAGATCCTCGGCGAGGAGGTGCCCGAGCACCTCGCGGCGGCCGGCCGGCTGCGCATGGACCACAAGCAGGCCTCGCTGGAGGAACTGGGCTCGCTCGCCGAACCGCCGCTCACCAAGGACGCGGTGGCCGGCCGGATCCGGCGCCTGCTGGCGATGGCCGACAAGCGCGCCTCGGACCTCGGCATCCCGGGCACCGAGTCCAACCTGACCGAGGAGATGGTGGGCTGAACCCGCCGCGGCCCGCCCGCCCCGTCCGGTTACCGTTCCGTACGGCGGGCACCCGTGGCGCCGATGTCACCGCCGGGTGCCCGGGGAGGTAGGGTCGTCCTTGGTCGGGGACATCCCAATACGTCGCAGCCGGAGCGAAATGGCCTCCGGCACACCAGCGAGGAGATCGGTTCGTGACGATCCGCGTAGGCATCAACGGCTTTGGTCGCATCGGTCGAAACTTCTTCCGTGCCGCCCTGGACCAGGGTGCGGACATCGAGATCGTGGCTGTCAACGACCTGGGTGACACGGCCACCACCGCCCACCTGCTCAAGTACGACACGATCCTGGGCCGCCTGAAGGCCGAGGTCACGCACACCGCCGACTCCATCACCGTCGACGGCCACACCATCAAGGTGCTGTCCGAGCGCAACCCCGCCGACATCCCGTGGGGCGAGCTCGGCGTCGACATCGTGATCGAGTCCACCGGCATCTTCACCAAGGCCGCCGACGCCAAGAAGCACCTCGACGGCGGCGCCAAGAAGGTCATCATCTCGGCGCCCGCCTCCGACGAGGACATCACCATCGTGATGGGCGTCAACAACGAGAAGTACGACCCGGCGAAGCACAACATCATCTCCAACGCGTCCTGCACCACCAACTGTGTGGCGCCGATGGCCAAGGTCCTCGACGAGAACTTCGGCATCGTCAAGGGCCTGATGACCACCGTGCACGCGTACACCAACGACCAGCGCATCCTGGACTTCCCGCACAAGGACCTGCGTCGCGCCCGTGCCGCCGCGGAGAACATCATCCCGACCTCGACGGGTGCCGCGAAGGCCACCGCCCTGGTGCTCCCGCAGCTGAAGGGCAAGCTGGACGGCATCGCCATGCGCGTCCCGGTCCCGACCGGCTCCGTGACCGACCTGGTCATCGAGCTCGAGCGCGAGGTCACCAAGGACGAGGTCAACGCCGCCTTCCAGAAGGCCGCCGAGGGCCAGCTCAAGGGCATCCTGGAGTACACCGAGGACCCGATCGTCTCGTCGGACATCGTCAACTGGCCGGCCTCCTGCACCTTCGACTCCTCGCTGACGATGGCGCAGGGCAAGCAGGTCAAGGTCATCGGCTGGTACGACAACGAGTGGGGCTACTCCAACCGCCTCGTCGACCTGACCGTCTTCGTCGGCGGCCAGCTCTGACACCCGCTCGACCGCCCGCCATGCGATGAGGACAGGGTCCGGACGACGTGCCGTCGTCCGGGCCCTGTCCCATGACGTGGCGGTCGGAGCGATCCGACCAGTCAGGACCAAGGCAGGGGAGCCTCCACCATGAAGACGATCGACGAACTCGTCGACGAGGGGGTCGGCGGCAAGCGTGTGTTCGTGCGCGCCGACCTCAACGTGCCGCTGTCCGGCACCACCATCACCGACGACGGCCGCATCCGCGCCGTCGTACCGACCATCGCCAAGCTGGCCGAGGCCGGCGCCAAGGTGATCGTCGCCTCCCACCTGGGCCGCCCCAAGGGCGCGCCCGACCCGCAGTTCTCGCTCGCCCCCGTCGCGGCGCGCCTGGGCGAACTCCTCGGCACGCAGGTGGCGTTCGCGACCGACACGGTCGGCGAGAGCGCCCGCGGGACGGTGGACGCCCTCACCGACGGCTCGGTGGCGCTGCTGGAGAACCTGCGCTTCAACCCGGGCGAGACCAGCAAGGACGACGCCGAGCGCGGCGCCTTCGCCGGGCAGCTGGCCGAGCTGGCCGAGCTGTACGTCGGTGACGGCTTCGGCGCGGTGCACCGCAAGCACGCCTCCGTGTACGACCTCCCGGCCCGGCTGCCGCATGCCGCGGGCCTGCTGATCGCCACCGAGGTCACCGTGCTGAAGAAGCTCACCGAGGACGTGTCCCGTCCGTACGCGGTGGTGCTCGGCGGCGCCAAGGTCTCCGACAAGCTGGGGGTCATCGACCACCTGCTGGAGCGTGCCGACCGGATCCTGATCGGCGGCGGCATGGTCTACACGTTCCTCAAGGCCCAGGGCCACGAGGTGGGCAAGAGCCTGCTGCAGGAGGACCAGATCCCCGCGGTCAAGGAGTACCTGGAGCGCGCGAAGGCCAAGGGCGTGGAGTTCGTGCTGCCCGTGGACGTCGTCGCCGCCCCGTCCTTCCCGGATCTGAAGGACCCGGTCGACACCAACCCGGCGGTCGTCGGCGTCGACGCCATCCCCGCCGACCTGCAGGGCCTGGACATCGGTCCGGAGTCCCGCAAGGTCTTCGCCTCGAAGCTCGCCGACGCGGCAACCGTCTTCTGGAACGGCCCGATGGGCGTCTTCGAGCACCCCGACTACGCCGAGGGCACCCGCGCGATCGCCCAGGCGCTGATCGACAGCCCCGCGTTCACCGTGGTCGGCGGCGGCGACTCGGCCGCGGCCGTCCGTATCCTGGGCTTCGACGAGAACGCTTTCGGCCACATCTCGACCGGTGGTGGCGCGAGCCTCGAGTACCTCGAGGGCAAGACGCTCCCCGGCCTCGCCGCACTGGAGGACTGACCCGATGACCTCGCGCACGCCGATCATGGCGGGCAACTGGAAGATGAACCTCAACCACCTCGAGGCCATCCACCACGTCCAGAAGCTCGCCTTCGCGCTCAACGACAAGGACTTCGACGCCGTCGAGGCCGTCGTGCTGCCGCCCTTCACCGACCTCCGGGGGGTGCAGACCCTGATCGAGGCCGACAAGCTGAAGATCAAGTACGGCGCCCAGGACCTGTCGGCGCACGACTCCGGTGCCTACACCGGTGAGATCTCCGGCTCGATGCTGGCCAAGCTGAAGTGCTCGTACGTGGTCATCGGCCACTCGGAGCGCCGCCAGTACCACCACGAGACCGACGAGCAGGTGAACGCCAAGGTCAAGGCGGCGTTCCGGCACGAGCTGACGCCGATCGTCTGCGTCGGCGAGGGCCTGGACGTCCGCAAGGCCGGTGAGCAGGTGGCGTACACCCTCGCCCAGGTCGACGGCGCCCTGAAGGACATCCCGGCCGAGCAGGCCGCGACCCTGGTCGTGGCGTACGAGCCGGTGTGGGCCATCGGCACCGGCGAGGTCGCCACCCCCGAGGACGCCCAGGAAGTCTGCGGGGCGATCCGCGGCCGTCTGGCCGAGCTGTACGGCCAGGAGGTGGCCGACGCAATCCGCATCCAGTACGGCGGTTCGGTCAAGGCCGGCAACATCGCGGCGATCATGGCGCAGCCGGACGTGGACGGCGCCCTGGTCGGCGGCGCGGCGCTGGACCCGGAGGAGTTCGTCAAGATCATCCGCTTCCGCGACCAGTAAGTTTCGCGGCAGTAGGCTGTCGGGCCCTGCCCGAAGTACTCTGTCGGGGGTCGGAGCGCTGCATAGCAGGCAGCGGCCCGGCCCCCGCGTCGTCCTAGGTCACCGAGAGAGTTGGTCCAGCTGTGGTCATCGGGTTCTCCATCGCCCTCATCATCTTCAGCCTGCTGCTGTTGCTGCTCGTGCTGATGCACAAGGGCAAGGGTGGCGGTCTGTCCGACATGTTCGGCGGCGGCATGCAGTCGTCCGTCGGCGGTTCCTCGGTGGCCGAGCGCAACCTCGACCGGATCACGGTTGTCATCGGTCTGCTGTGGTTTGCGTGCATTGTCGCTCTCGGGCTTCTGCTGAAGTTCCAGAAGTGACCGAGTCCCCGGCTTCCGGGGAGAAGTGACGCTTCGTCGTCGGCGCGACTTATCATGGGAGCGCGTCATGGGATACGGTGCCCTTTCCCCGCAGGCGCGGGGGGTGGACCGGTCTCCGTAAACTGGGCGACCTCGCAGCACCATCACGCAGGGAGTTACGACCGTGGCAAGTGGCAACGCGATCCGTGGCAGTCGGGTCGGGGCGGGGCCGATGGGAGAGGCCGAGCGGGGCGAGTCCGCGCCGCGCCTGCGCATCTCCTTCTGGTGCTCCAACGGGCACGAGACCCGGCCGAGTTTCGCGAGCGACGCGCAGATCCCGGAGACCTGGGACTGCCCTCGCTGCGGCTTCCCGGCCGGACAGGACGAGGAGAACCCCCCGGCGCCGCCGCGCACCGAACCGTACAAGACGCATCTGGCGTACGTGCGGGAGCGGCGCAGCGCGGCCGACGGCGAGGCGATCCTCGCCGAGGCGCTCGCCAAGCTGCGCGGCGAGATCTGAGCCGCACCGGCTGAAACTCCACGGGCCCGGCCCGCGAGGAAGACCCTTCTTTCGCGGCCGGGCCCGTCGCGTCCCTTCGACTGTGCGTAACCAAAACGTATACT includes:
- the tpiA gene encoding triose-phosphate isomerase is translated as MTSRTPIMAGNWKMNLNHLEAIHHVQKLAFALNDKDFDAVEAVVLPPFTDLRGVQTLIEADKLKIKYGAQDLSAHDSGAYTGEISGSMLAKLKCSYVVIGHSERRQYHHETDEQVNAKVKAAFRHELTPIVCVGEGLDVRKAGEQVAYTLAQVDGALKDIPAEQAATLVVAYEPVWAIGTGEVATPEDAQEVCGAIRGRLAELYGQEVADAIRIQYGGSVKAGNIAAIMAQPDVDGALVGGAALDPEEFVKIIRFRDQ
- a CDS encoding phosphoglycerate kinase — its product is MKTIDELVDEGVGGKRVFVRADLNVPLSGTTITDDGRIRAVVPTIAKLAEAGAKVIVASHLGRPKGAPDPQFSLAPVAARLGELLGTQVAFATDTVGESARGTVDALTDGSVALLENLRFNPGETSKDDAERGAFAGQLAELAELYVGDGFGAVHRKHASVYDLPARLPHAAGLLIATEVTVLKKLTEDVSRPYAVVLGGAKVSDKLGVIDHLLERADRILIGGGMVYTFLKAQGHEVGKSLLQEDQIPAVKEYLERAKAKGVEFVLPVDVVAAPSFPDLKDPVDTNPAVVGVDAIPADLQGLDIGPESRKVFASKLADAATVFWNGPMGVFEHPDYAEGTRAIAQALIDSPAFTVVGGGDSAAAVRILGFDENAFGHISTGGGASLEYLEGKTLPGLAALED
- a CDS encoding RNA polymerase-binding protein RbpA; amino-acid sequence: MASGNAIRGSRVGAGPMGEAERGESAPRLRISFWCSNGHETRPSFASDAQIPETWDCPRCGFPAGQDEENPPAPPRTEPYKTHLAYVRERRSAADGEAILAEALAKLRGEI
- the secG gene encoding preprotein translocase subunit SecG, producing the protein MVIGFSIALIIFSLLLLLLVLMHKGKGGGLSDMFGGGMQSSVGGSSVAERNLDRITVVIGLLWFACIVALGLLLKFQK
- the gap gene encoding type I glyceraldehyde-3-phosphate dehydrogenase, which gives rise to MTIRVGINGFGRIGRNFFRAALDQGADIEIVAVNDLGDTATTAHLLKYDTILGRLKAEVTHTADSITVDGHTIKVLSERNPADIPWGELGVDIVIESTGIFTKAADAKKHLDGGAKKVIISAPASDEDITIVMGVNNEKYDPAKHNIISNASCTTNCVAPMAKVLDENFGIVKGLMTTVHAYTNDQRILDFPHKDLRRARAAAENIIPTSTGAAKATALVLPQLKGKLDGIAMRVPVPTGSVTDLVIELEREVTKDEVNAAFQKAAEGQLKGILEYTEDPIVSSDIVNWPASCTFDSSLTMAQGKQVKVIGWYDNEWGYSNRLVDLTVFVGGQL